A window from Flavobacteriales bacterium encodes these proteins:
- a CDS encoding GNAT family N-acetyltransferase: protein MISWNFSSWKSISLNDFHDMIALRIAVFVVEQNCPYPELDGKDKKADFVFGRNASGEMVACARILPAGISYPEVSIGRVANAASVRGTGAGKELMRETMQHIESLYGKVPIRISAQEYLLQFYMSFGFKPVSESYLEDDIPHVEMLYLPA from the coding sequence ATGATCAGCTGGAATTTTTCATCCTGGAAAAGCATTTCACTCAATGATTTTCATGACATGATCGCTTTGCGCATCGCCGTATTTGTGGTGGAGCAGAATTGTCCTTACCCCGAGTTGGATGGAAAGGATAAAAAAGCAGATTTTGTTTTTGGACGTAACGCATCGGGAGAAATGGTTGCATGCGCGCGTATTCTTCCTGCGGGAATTTCGTATCCGGAGGTTTCCATCGGAAGGGTAGCGAATGCAGCAAGTGTTCGCGGAACCGGTGCTGGCAAGGAGTTGATGCGTGAAACCATGCAGCACATTGAATCGCTGTATGGCAAGGTTCCAATCCGTATTTCGGCGCAGGAATATTTACTGCAGTTTTATATGTCCTTCGGATTTAAACCCGTCAGTGAGAGCTATCTCGAGGATGATATTCCGCATGTGGAAATGCTTTACCTTCCCGCCTGA